A single window of Channa argus isolate prfri chromosome 12, Channa argus male v1.0, whole genome shotgun sequence DNA harbors:
- the LOC137137727 gene encoding myeloid-associated differentiation marker homolog yields MPLITFPNSQLLWVRVAALLFTCVAFSVVAHGGLLPSEGMADWCIFCWAFSFACTLLVLLVEQFGLQARAPVSWTNFPITIACYGALLCLSASVIFPLFYIKDKSYRSEVRDYRIASTVFSCLAAVAYMGEVSLSKARPGEVAGYMATAPGLLKVCQTFVACVIFILVSNPVLYDSHAGLKWCMAVYCICFILSMAVVVLCVGECTGCLPIPFSKFLSAYGLLAVIMYFTATIIWPVFQFEKQIYRDSQRESRKIAVSVLTALNFLLYLADLAYSARLVFVSA; encoded by the coding sequence ATGCCACTGATCACTTTTCCCAATTCCCAGTTGCTATGGGTGCGTGTAGCTGCCCTGCTGTTCACCTGTGTGGCGTTCAGTGTCGTAGCACATGGAGGCTTACTGCCCAGTGAAGGCATGGCTGACTGGTGCATCTTCTGCTGGGCGTTCAGCTTCGCCTGCACCCTGCTGGTCCTGCTCGTGGAGCAGTTTGGCCTCCAGGCCCGAGCCCCTGTGTCCTGGACCAATTTCCCCATTACTATCGCCTGCTACGGTgccctcctctgcctctctgcctctgtcatcTTTCCACTCTTTTACATCAAGGACAAGTCGTACAGAAGTGAGGTCCGTGACTATCGCATTGCCTCCACAGTCTTCTCCTGCCTGGCAGCAGTGGCCTACATGGGGGAGGTGAGCCTGTCTAAAGCGAGGCCAGGAGAAGTGGCTGGTTATATGGCTACAGCACCTGGCCTGTTGAAAGTGTGCCAGACCTTTGTAGCCTGTGTTATCTTCATCCTGGTCAGCAATCCTGTGCTGTATGACAGTCATGCAGGTCTTAAGTGGTGCATGGCAGTATACTGCATCTGCTTCATCCTTTCCATGGCTGTTGTGGTGCTGTGTGTGGGAGAGTGCACCGGCTGTCTCCCCATCCCCTTCTCCAAGTTCCTGTCAGCATATGGCCTCCTGGCGGTTATCATGTACTTCACTGCTACAATCATCTGGCCTGTGTTccagtttgaaaaacaaatctatagAGATAGCCAAAGAGAATCACGTAAGATCGCTGTGTCCGTGCTCACTGCCCTCAACTTCCTGCTTTATCTCGCTGACCTGGCCTACAGTGCCAGGCTGGTGTTTGTTAGTGCCtga